In the genome of Cryptomeria japonica chromosome 8, Sugi_1.0, whole genome shotgun sequence, one region contains:
- the LOC131857546 gene encoding uncharacterized protein LOC131857546 produces MADFLGKAAFMGSKLAIKQADKHPKPLAKSGLPEVTNIYDPVSGLVVISVPDKLVDLTVAGKWTQAIKYESLPFACFHCKKLSHWAKSCPLKKSKESKTDSNVKYKKKWQTIEKKGDPLVECDPEKEEMEPENEVKKGENSNNEKHDCVCSNNQIERTKEGEQVRELNNKNDPEDQEVDSVSQEKEEESPNDLMPASSDSKSIEENFNEAQEFNPSNIEPLLLLTNGNPKLLQCKTPSHSVEMDILEGNLRILEETGKDGSEMDTDESEGDDNWKDEDVGAEDEEGENEFYNDSPIHNASPGNDNSQPMMDNLEKNEKRKDEKRKDYDRDQIK; encoded by the exons ATGGCGGATTTCCTGGGGAAGGCAGCTTTTATGGGGTCGAAACTGGCAATCAAGCAAGCGGACAAGCATCCCAAg ccgctggctAAATCAGGGCTTCCAGAAGTTACAAACATATATGATCCAGTTTCAGGGTTGGTTGTTATTTCTGTTCCGGACAAATTGGTAGATCTTACTGTTGCTG ggaaatggacccaagctatTAAATATGAATCGCTCCCCTTTGCCTGTTTCCATTGCAAAAAATTgagtcattgggcaaaatcttgtccgcttaagaagagtaaggaaagcAAGACCGATAGCAATGTGAAGTATAAAAAGAAATGGCAAACGATAGAGAAAAAAGGAGACCCATTAGTAGAGTGTGATCCAGAAAAGGAAGAAATGGAGCCAGAAAATGAGGTGAAGAAGGGTGAGAACAGTAATAATGAAAAACATGATTGTGTATGCTCTAATAATCAAATAGAGAGAACTAAAGAAGGGGAGCAAGTAAGAGAGTTAAACAACAAAAATGATCCAGAGGACCAAGAGGTTGATTCTGTTAGccaagagaaagaagaggaaagtccCAATGATCTTATGCCTGCTTCTTCTGACTCAAAATCAATTGAGGAAAACTTCAATGAAGCTCAGGAGTTTAACCCTTCTAATATTGAGCCTTTGTTGCTTCTAACCAATGGAAACCCAAAGCTTCTCCAATgtaaaaccccatcacatagtgtGGAAATGGATATCCtggaaggaaatcttaggattcttg AGGAAACTGGAAAAGATGGTAGTGAAATGGATACGGATGAATCTGAGGGTGACGACAActggaaagatgaggatgtgggtgcaGAGGATGAAGAAGGTGAGAATGAGTTCTACAATGATAGCCCAATCCACAATGCTAGCCCTGGCAATGACAACAGCCAACCAATGATGGAT aacctggaaaaaaatgaGAAACGGaaggatgagaaaaggaaggattatGACAGGGATCAAATAAAATAG